The following are encoded together in the Lysobacter silvisoli genome:
- a CDS encoding polysaccharide biosynthesis tyrosine autokinase: protein MATQLIPRSEVLQPIPITATANPREDDIDLPNLVSTLGAHKWTIAFGTLLFFLVAAAYVLLATPKYQATAVVQVESRPPSVPGVNGNGAAPLPPMDASPAATESQLLTSRRVLGEAMTRLDLDVSAQPMQLPVVGGVIARAQQRLQPGSLGQPWFGLNQYGWGGERIDVGALELPEALIDTPLQLQAGDAGRYTLFGPDGRELVQGRVGQPASANGVRMTIAELNARPGTRFQVRKFNPMAVMAALKNEITVSEQGRNSGVIALTYTHEDPIRAREVLDQITRAYVRQNVARNSAEAAKRLEFVSAQLPNVRRELANAQAALNAFQTRTHTMDVATQNQALLTQGVALDTNIRQLQMQLSEAAARYTPSHPVYAALARQLDQFERDKAGLQGQIGRLPDTQQGLFRLNRDVEVINQTYANLLDQAQQLNIARASAVGNARIVDAAGVNMDSPAWPKPLLTLAVGTAVGAVLMIALVLLRQTFRRGVEDPIDIELLGLPVYASIPFSARGRQIAGRPGLRRRDGRQRLLALRSPSDLAMEALRTLRTSLHFARMEMKNNILMIAAPSPGVGKTFVCANLAVTMAQAGQRVLLIDADMRRGTLHQAVGVRSEGGLSELISGQIQAEDAVRKVPGTESMSFISRGSVPPNPSELLMHPRFASLLKQLAKGYDVVVIDTPPVLAVTDAAVIGHQVGTCLMVVRWGLNQQREIALAKQRLEQNGVNVRGAIFNAVEKRGSGQYAYSYYDYRAIGGAAAGR from the coding sequence ATGGCCACGCAACTGATCCCCCGCAGCGAAGTGCTGCAGCCCATCCCGATAACCGCCACCGCCAATCCGCGCGAGGACGACATCGACCTGCCCAACCTGGTCTCGACCTTGGGCGCGCATAAATGGACTATCGCCTTCGGCACCCTGCTGTTCTTCCTGGTCGCCGCCGCCTACGTGCTGCTGGCCACGCCCAAGTACCAGGCCACCGCGGTGGTGCAGGTGGAAAGCCGGCCGCCGTCGGTGCCCGGCGTGAACGGCAACGGCGCCGCGCCGCTGCCGCCGATGGACGCCTCGCCGGCGGCCACCGAATCGCAGCTGCTGACCTCGCGCCGGGTGCTGGGCGAGGCGATGACGCGCCTGGATCTGGACGTGTCGGCGCAGCCGATGCAGCTGCCGGTGGTCGGCGGCGTGATCGCACGCGCGCAACAGCGCCTGCAACCCGGCAGCCTGGGCCAGCCCTGGTTCGGCCTGAACCAGTACGGCTGGGGCGGCGAGCGCATCGACGTGGGCGCGCTGGAACTGCCCGAAGCGCTGATCGATACCCCGCTGCAGTTGCAGGCCGGCGACGCCGGGCGCTACACCCTGTTCGGCCCCGACGGCCGCGAGCTGGTGCAGGGCCGCGTCGGCCAGCCCGCCAGCGCCAACGGCGTGCGCATGACCATCGCCGAGTTGAACGCGCGCCCCGGCACCCGCTTCCAGGTGCGCAAGTTCAATCCGATGGCGGTGATGGCCGCGCTGAAGAACGAGATCACCGTCAGCGAGCAGGGCCGCAACTCCGGCGTGATCGCGCTGACCTACACCCATGAAGACCCGATCCGCGCGCGCGAGGTGCTGGACCAGATCACCCGCGCCTACGTGCGCCAGAACGTGGCGCGCAATTCGGCCGAGGCGGCCAAGCGCCTGGAATTCGTCAGCGCGCAGCTGCCCAACGTGCGCCGCGAACTGGCCAACGCCCAGGCCGCGCTCAACGCCTTCCAGACCCGCACCCACACTATGGACGTGGCCACCCAGAACCAGGCCCTGCTGACCCAGGGCGTGGCCCTGGACACCAACATCCGCCAGCTGCAGATGCAGTTGTCCGAAGCGGCCGCGCGCTACACCCCCTCGCACCCGGTGTACGCCGCGCTGGCGCGCCAGCTCGATCAGTTCGAACGCGACAAGGCAGGCCTGCAAGGCCAGATCGGCCGCCTGCCCGACACCCAGCAGGGCCTGTTCCGCCTGAACCGCGACGTCGAAGTCATCAACCAGACCTACGCCAACCTGCTCGACCAGGCCCAGCAGCTCAACATCGCCCGCGCCAGCGCGGTCGGCAACGCGCGCATCGTCGACGCGGCCGGCGTGAACATGGACAGCCCCGCCTGGCCCAAGCCGCTGCTGACCCTGGCCGTGGGCACGGCGGTGGGCGCGGTGCTGATGATCGCGCTGGTGCTGCTGCGGCAGACCTTCCGCCGCGGTGTCGAGGATCCCATCGACATCGAACTGCTGGGCCTGCCGGTCTACGCCTCGATTCCGTTCAGCGCGCGCGGCCGCCAGATCGCCGGGCGTCCGGGTCTGCGCCGTCGCGACGGCCGCCAGCGCCTGCTCGCGCTGCGCTCGCCCTCGGACCTGGCGATGGAGGCGCTGCGCACCCTGCGCACCAGCCTGCACTTCGCGCGCATGGAGATGAAGAACAACATCCTGATGATCGCCGCGCCCAGCCCCGGCGTGGGCAAGACCTTCGTCTGCGCCAACCTGGCCGTGACCATGGCCCAGGCCGGCCAGCGCGTGCTGCTGATCGACGCCGACATGCGCCGCGGCACCCTGCACCAGGCCGTGGGCGTGCGCTCCGAGGGCGGCCTGTCGGAACTGATCTCCGGCCAGATCCAGGCCGAGGACGCGGTGCGCAAGGTGCCCGGCACCGAGAGCATGTCGTTCATCTCGCGCGGCTCGGTGCCGCCCAATCCGTCCGAACTGCTGATGCATCCGCGCTTCGCGTCCCTGCTCAAGCAGCTGGCCAAGGGCTACGACGTGGTCGTGATCGACACCCCGCCGGTGCTGGCGGTGACCGACGCGGCGGTGATCGGCCATCAGGTCGGCACCTGCCTGATGGTGGTGCGCTGGGGCCTGAACCAGCAGCGCGAGATCGCCCTGGCCAAGCAGCGGCTGGAGCAGAACGGCGTCAACGTGCGCGGCGCGATCTTCAACGCCGTGGAGAAGCGCGGCTCCGGCCAGTACGCCTACAGCTATTACGACTACCGCGCGATCGGCGGCGCGGCCGCGGGGCGCTGA
- a CDS encoding asparagine synthase-related protein — MQITMSPYYGTPDFSPLDAAARPALDPVSVADLLRNAFVYPPYSIYEGVRLVTFGFCPHDDMHAAPRFRFKFRNAGETPEEPRVEQDWLAQYHRRLCQAVERSCSGMLSPWLLQSGGKDSTTLAIALADARPDATCITYLGGREEDEVDSAAQVARTLGLRHEALVCDPGRAYDRYLALLPRMPLLTADFALLSYVDLGTEIAARGGDGVVDGLGADSYFGTPMSARQHLLSWLARGLRLPAAAAELPLVRDSFRLCYLLSTLQMNPIERVFPGSRFSDGEVDALFGRDIARQSRQRLQLFAQEIGTATSDWEWRDMSTSIAGSAGAFAKGLYVAQALGLGAAYPLCDHALREWIHREVPRYQKVDPDTGLNKLLIRRHIASRFDELPYVERKGSFRFDLRGLAAQRYDHVRDYAERARDYLPGAAAWLDRHRGRLGNKYHASKFYLLAIVLPWLDAQAAGASAHGSARAA; from the coding sequence ATGCAGATCACCATGTCGCCCTACTACGGCACGCCCGACTTCTCGCCGCTGGACGCCGCCGCGCGGCCGGCGCTGGACCCGGTGTCGGTGGCCGACCTGCTGCGCAATGCCTTCGTCTATCCGCCGTACTCGATCTACGAAGGCGTGCGCCTGGTCACCTTCGGCTTCTGTCCGCACGACGACATGCATGCCGCGCCGCGCTTCCGCTTCAAGTTCCGCAACGCCGGGGAGACGCCCGAGGAGCCGCGGGTGGAGCAGGACTGGCTGGCCCAGTACCACCGCCGTCTGTGCCAGGCGGTGGAGCGCAGCTGCTCGGGCATGCTCTCGCCCTGGCTGCTGCAAAGCGGCGGCAAGGACTCCACCACCCTGGCCATCGCCCTGGCCGATGCGCGCCCGGACGCCACCTGCATCACCTACCTGGGCGGGCGCGAGGAGGACGAGGTCGATTCCGCCGCGCAGGTCGCGCGCACGCTGGGCCTGCGCCACGAAGCCCTGGTCTGCGACCCGGGCCGCGCCTACGACCGCTACCTGGCCCTGCTGCCGCGCATGCCGCTGCTGACCGCCGACTTCGCTCTGCTGTCCTACGTCGATCTGGGCACCGAGATCGCCGCGCGCGGCGGCGACGGCGTCGTCGACGGACTCGGCGCGGACAGCTACTTCGGCACGCCGATGAGCGCGCGCCAGCACCTGCTGTCGTGGCTGGCGCGCGGGCTGCGCCTGCCGGCCGCGGCCGCCGAGCTGCCGCTGGTGCGCGACAGCTTCCGCCTGTGCTACCTGCTCAGCACCCTGCAGATGAACCCGATTGAGCGCGTGTTCCCGGGCTCGCGCTTCAGCGACGGCGAGGTCGACGCGTTGTTCGGCCGCGACATCGCCCGGCAGTCGCGCCAGCGCCTGCAGCTGTTCGCGCAGGAGATCGGCACCGCCACCAGCGACTGGGAATGGCGCGACATGTCCACCTCCATCGCCGGCTCGGCCGGCGCCTTCGCCAAGGGCCTGTACGTGGCCCAGGCGCTGGGCCTGGGCGCCGCCTACCCACTGTGCGATCACGCGCTGCGCGAATGGATCCACCGCGAGGTGCCGCGCTATCAGAAGGTGGACCCGGATACCGGCCTGAACAAGCTGCTGATCCGCCGCCACATCGCCAGCCGCTTCGACGAGCTGCCGTACGTGGAACGCAAGGGCTCGTTCCGCTTCGACCTGCGCGGGCTGGCCGCGCAGCGTTACGATCACGTGCGCGACTACGCCGAGCGCGCGCGCGATTACCTGCCCGGCGCGGCCGCCTGGCTGGACCGCCACCGCGGCCGTCTGGGCAACAAGTATCACGCCTCCAAGTTCTACCTGCTGGCCATCGTCCTGCCCTGGCTGGATGCGCAGGCCGCCGGCGCGAGCGCGCATGGCTCCGCGCGCGCGGCCTGA
- a CDS encoding right-handed parallel beta-helix repeat-containing protein yields the protein MAPRARPEAGADRLRRALLGVLPAAWCALAWPARGAARIDVRAHGARGDGRHDDTAAFQAAIDALPAAGGTVAVGAGDYLIDPLRSVRLRNRMHLRMDARARLLARPNAAPRAYVLDATGVEQVEISGGAIVGERDRHQGDAGEWGHGLMIRAAAQVTVRDLHISDCWGDGISIGGAKGAGGRIVPSRDIALLRVRCIGNRRQGLTIGRSRRVRVDDSEFADTGGALPGCGIDIEPDAGDIAHDVVIAGCRVRGNRGAGIQLYKRSSLIRVRDCTIEANQGHGVLVIGASDCEIAGNRIRRNGLGGLALRPGSADVAVSGNEFVGNAPKRGSPRSAQLSVAPEARDVRVAADNRYPD from the coding sequence ATGGCTCCGCGCGCGCGGCCTGAAGCCGGTGCCGACCGCTTGCGGCGCGCCCTGCTTGGCGTGCTGCCGGCGGCCTGGTGCGCGCTGGCCTGGCCCGCGCGCGGCGCCGCACGCATCGACGTGCGCGCGCACGGCGCGCGCGGCGACGGCCGCCATGACGACACCGCCGCGTTCCAGGCCGCCATCGACGCGCTGCCGGCGGCCGGCGGCACCGTCGCGGTCGGCGCCGGCGACTACCTGATCGACCCGTTGCGCAGCGTGCGACTGCGCAACCGCATGCACCTGCGGATGGACGCGCGCGCGCGCCTGCTTGCGCGTCCGAACGCGGCCCCGCGCGCCTACGTGCTCGACGCCACCGGCGTGGAACAGGTCGAAATCTCCGGCGGCGCCATCGTCGGCGAACGCGATCGCCACCAGGGCGACGCCGGCGAATGGGGCCACGGTCTGATGATCCGCGCCGCCGCGCAGGTGACCGTGCGCGACCTGCATATCTCCGACTGCTGGGGCGACGGCATCTCCATCGGCGGCGCCAAGGGCGCGGGCGGGCGCATCGTGCCCAGTCGCGATATCGCCCTGCTGCGCGTGCGCTGCATCGGCAACCGCCGCCAGGGCCTGACCATCGGCCGCTCCAGGCGCGTGCGCGTCGACGACTCGGAGTTCGCCGACACCGGCGGCGCCCTGCCCGGCTGCGGCATCGACATCGAGCCCGATGCCGGCGACATCGCCCACGACGTGGTCATCGCCGGCTGTCGGGTGCGCGGCAACCGCGGCGCCGGCATCCAGCTGTATAAGCGCAGTTCGCTGATCCGGGTGCGCGACTGCACCATCGAGGCCAACCAGGGCCATGGCGTGCTGGTCATCGGCGCCAGCGACTGCGAGATCGCCGGCAACCGCATCCGCCGCAACGGGCTGGGCGGGCTGGCCTTGCGCCCCGGCAGCGCGGACGTGGCGGTGAGCGGCAACGAGTTCGTCGGCAACGCGCCCAAGCGCGGCAGCCCGCGTTCGGCCCAGCTGTCGGTCGCGCCCGAAGCGCGCGACGTACGCGTGGCCGCCGACAATCGCTATCCGGACTGA